Genomic window (Arachis hypogaea cultivar Tifrunner chromosome 13, arahy.Tifrunner.gnm2.J5K5, whole genome shotgun sequence):
cttGTGCATGATTTTTACAAGTTTAGACATCTTCATCGTACTCAAAACGTGATCTTGTTTAGgttatattaaattattcttTCACTTTAGtccataacaacaataaaaaagtttcgttatattaaattattttttcactttagtccataacaataataaaaaagtctCGTGACCTATAAATTCAGCTCAAtagaatatataaattcaattacaattttagtctttattattttattttgtgctTGTTTGAgcgtcattattttgataaaaaaaatatctttttttaataaaaaaatcttttttttattttttagtgtgtttgacaaatttctagtagtaaaagtaaaaacactaaaaaaataaaaaaataaaaacatcttttttgagaagctgtaatttacatttttttaaaagatcttttttatttaaaaaagatgtttttcatgtaataaataaacaaaaaagtatttttatattattatactcaaacataattgatagataaaaaaatgtttttgcatgaaatacccaaacataaaattacttctacatcttttaaaaaaagataactcaaaaaaagattttttttctaaaaactcacccaaacaagccttttatatttatgttatcttcttattttatcttatctttatcttttatcttttttttgaacaatgctctatatatatttagttttaccttcataatacaattcaattcaatcaatcaacaatcaatagcACTCATTTTTTATTGTATCTGACTATCTGTGCTCTCAACTAGGATCATATAGCACACCAAGCTAGGTTAAAAGTAAGTATCTGAGGCAGCCATGGTTACCGCAGATCCTCCAACGAGACTTGAGGGAAAGTATACAGCAATAGCAGTGTGTTGGCTTCTTGGAAATGGATGTCTTTTCGCATGGAACAGTATGCTCACAATAACAGATTACTACTCTATCTTGTTTCCGAGATACCACCCCTCAAGAGTTCTTACTCTTGTATACCAGCCATTTGCAGTTGGAACGATTGCAACACTTGCCTACAACGAAGAAAGAATAAACACAAGATTTCGGAACCTATTTGGATACATTCTTTTCTTCGTAGCCACTCTTTTGGTGTTAGTTATAGATTTAGCAACATCTGGTAAAGGAGGAATTGGAACTTTCATTGGTATATGTGCAGTAAGTGGTGCATTTGGAATAGCAGATGCTCATGTCCAAGGTGGAATGGTGGGAGACCTTTCATATATGCATCCTGAATTGCTTCAGTCTTTCCTTGCTGGTGGAGCAGCATCAGGTGCATTAACTTCTGCTTTGAGGTTAGTTACAAAAGCTGCATTTGAGAACTCCAAAGATGGTCTTCGCAAAGGAGCACTTCTGTTCTTTGCCATAACAACATTCTTTGAGCTTCTTTGTGTCCTTCTCTATGCATTTGTGTTTCCCAAAGTACCAATTGTGAAGTATTATCGATCAAAAGCAGCATCAGAAGGAGCAAAAACTGTTTCAGCTGATCTTGCAGCCGCTGGCATCCAGACCTCATCTGACAATGAAGATGTAAAGAAACAAGAGCGCAAAGGAAAGAAGCAATTGTTAATGGAGAACATTGATTATGCAATTGATTTGTTCCTCATATATTCTCTAACACTCTCTATCTTCCCTGGATTCTTGTCAGAAGACACTGGAAAACATAGTTTGGGCGATTGGTATGCTCTTGTTTTGATTGCCATGTACAATGCGTGTGACTTAATCGGAAGATACATTCCCCTAGTGAAATGCATTAAAATGGAGTCTCGAAAGTTGCTCACGACAACAATAGTTAGTCGTATCTTACTTATACCGGCATTTTATTTCACTGCAAAGTATGGTGACCAAGGTTGGATGATGTTGTTGACATCTTTCTTGGGATTATCCAATGGTTATCTCACTGTCTGTGTTCTTACTAGTGCACCCAAAGGTTACAAGGGACCAGAGCAAAATGCCTTGGGAAACATATTGGTGTCGTTTCTTCTTGCAGGCATTTTTGCTGGCGTAACACTTGATTGGTTGTGGTTAAT
Coding sequences:
- the LOC112735769 gene encoding LOW QUALITY PROTEIN: equilibrative nucleotide transporter 3 (The sequence of the model RefSeq protein was modified relative to this genomic sequence to represent the inferred CDS: deleted 1 base in 1 codon), which produces MEQYAHNNRLLLYLFPRYHPSRVLTLVYQPFAVGTIATLAYNEERINTRFRNLFGYILFFVATLLVLVIDLATSGKGGIGTFIGICAVSGAFGIADAHVQGGMVGDLSYMHPELLQSFLAGGAASGALTSALRLVTKAAFENSKDGLRKGALLFFAITTFFELLCVLLYAFVFPKVPIVKYYRSKAASEGAKTVSADLAAAGIQTSSDNEDVKKQERKGKKQLLMENIDYAIDLFLIYSLTLSIFPGFLSEDTGKHSLGDWYALVLIAMYNACDLIGRYIPLVKCIKMESRKLLTTTIVSRILLIPAFYFTAKYGDQGWMMLLTSFLGLSNGYLTVCVLTSAPKGYKGPEQNALGNILVSFLLAGIFAGVTLDWLWLIGKGW